In Spinacia oleracea cultivar Varoflay chromosome 5, BTI_SOV_V1, whole genome shotgun sequence, a single window of DNA contains:
- the LOC130460728 gene encoding uncharacterized protein: MLSTRSIGESWRVHSRTGVPATELVIEGASYYQFIQDSLRLPEPGAEGPDPSLGGWVLPDARISYTGESGSEIVETFPEDRVFHAPLPEGVEAVPARTANAMVGVINRLKSALVRARSALSCRSPHSTRVMCSLF; encoded by the exons atgttgtctactcgctcgataggcgagtcgtggagggtccactcgaggactggcgtgccagcgacggagttggtgatagagggagctagctattaccagtttatccaggattctcttcgtctcccggagcctggcgct gagggtcctgacccttcgttggggggatgggtgcttcccgatgctcggatctcgtataccggagagagtggatccgagattgtggagactttcccggaagaccgggttttccatgctccgctccctgagggagtagaggcg gttccggcccgtacggccaatgcgatggtgggggtgatcaaccggttgaagtccgcgttggttcgagctcggtctgcactttcttgcaggagcccccactctactcgggtaatgtgctcTCTTTTTTGA